The Candidatus Delongbacteria bacterium genomic sequence TCCGGCCGCCGTCCTCCCCGGTGCCCACGCTGCGGTCGTTGTAGCCGCGCAGGGGCGTGCCCAGGGAGAGGCCGCTGCCGCCCATGAAGAAGCGCTTGATCCAAGGCACCTCGTCGGCCACGCCCAGCCCGTCCACCAGCCCGGCCTCCAGGCTGTTGTAGTGGATGAAGCGGCCCAGGAAGGGGCTGTAGGTGCGGGCCTCCAGCGTGTAGCGCTGATAGTCGCGGTCGCCGCCCAGGTAGCCGCCGCCGAACTCGCTGTCCAGGCGGATGGTGGAACCGTTCTGGGGGAACTCGGGGTGGTCGCGGCTGTCGCGCACCAGGGCCAGCGAGACCGTGCTGGAGAGTTCCGGCTGGTCCTCGTAGATCCCGCGCTTGTTGAGTTCCTCGCGGGACTCGTCCACGAAGTTGGTGTAGGTGGTCTCCTCCAGCCGGTAGGTGCTGGAGACGCGGAAGTAGTTGTCCGGCCAGTTCAGGCGCTTGCCCAGGGTCAGGCTGCCGCCCCGGCTCTGCTGGTCGAAGTCCCAGTTGTAGGTCTGGGTGCGCTGGATGTCGAAGACCCGGAAGCCGGCCAGGATCGGCCGGTCGAAGAGCCAGGGCTCGTTGAACTCCAGGTTGAGGCTGCGGTAGTTCTTGGCGAACTGCCAGTCGAAGCTCAGGGTCTGGCCGTTGCCCATCAGGTTGTTGAGCGAGAAGCCGATGGAGCCCACCAGCTTGTCGCGTTCCGAGTAGCCCGCGCTCATCATGATCTGGTCGGTGTTCTTCTCCTTGACCTCCACGGTCAGGTCCACCTGGTCCGCGCCGGCGATATCCACCTGGGGGTTGACGGTCTCGAAGTAGTTGAGGATGGTCAGCTCGCGCAGGCTGCGGCGCAGCTTGGCTACGTCGAAGGTGTCGCCGGGCTGCAGGTGCATCTCCCGGCGCATGACCTTTTCCTTGGTCTTGTCGTTGCCGACGAACTCCACCCGGCGCACGCTGAACACGTTGTTCTCGGTGATCTCGAAGCGGATGTCGATGACGGCGTCCCCGCGGGGCAACTCGACGGGCCGGATCTGGGCCTGGATGTAGCCGCGGTTGTAGTACTGGTCGTGCAGGCCCTCCTGCACGCTCTGCTCGAACTTCTTGCGCGAGTAGGGGTCGCCGGGACGCAGCTGCAGCGAGCGCGCCAGCTCCTCGTTGCTGAAGACCGTGTTGCCCGTCCAACTGATCTGGCCCACGCTGTAGAGCGCGCCCTCGTAGAGGCGGATCTGGACCTTCAGGTCCTCGCTCTGGTCGTCCATCCAGACGCTGTCGCCCAGGATGCGTGCGTCGCGGTAGCCCTGGTTGTGCAGGTAGTCCAGCAGCAGGCCCTGGTCCTCCTCGAAGGCCTCGCGGTCGAACTTGCCCGAGCGGAAGATCATCCGCGGCCGGGTCTTCTTCATCTTGCGGATCAGCTTGGCGTCGGAGACCTGCTGGTTGCCGACGATCAGCACCTCGTCGATCCGGATGCGCCGGCCTTCCTTGACCACCACGTAGAGGTCGCCCTGGCCCTCCTCCAGGTCGCGCACCGTGGCCTCCACCTCGGCCAAGCGGAAGCCCTCCTTCTCGTAGAGCGTCTTCAGGGCCTGGCGGACGCGGAAGATCTCGAGCTCGCCCACCGGCTGGCCCACGCCCACCACGTCCTTGAGCGCCTCCTTGACCCGGGTCTTGCTGAGCTTGTCCGTGCCCAGGATCTCCAGGCCGCGCAGGCGCGGCAACTCGTCCACCTGGATCTCCAGGTAGACGCCGTCCGTCAGCTCGCGCTGCAGGACCACTTCCACGGCCGAGAAGCGCTTCAGGCTCCAGAGCTGGCGAATGGCCTGCTGCACGTCCTCGCCACGCAGCGCCGAGCCGACGCGCAGCCCGCTGTTGATGCGGATCAGCTGCTCGTCGGTGGTCAGGTTGCCCGTGACGGTGAGGCCCAGCAGCACGGGGGAGCCGGCGTCCGCGCGGGCTTGCGCCAGAACCGGGCCGACCGCGCAGAGGAGCCAGAGCAAAAGGGTGGGTAGACGCATCCGGTGCTTGGGATTCCTGCTGATGAATAGTCTGTTGAGAAGGTAGAGAGCCGACCCGGCAAAACCAACGCGCGGGCCCGGCGCGGAGCTTCAAGCCCCGGGAGGCGCCTGGGGTTCCCGG encodes the following:
- the bamA gene encoding outer membrane protein assembly factor BamA, giving the protein MRLPTLLLWLLCAVGPVLAQARADAGSPVLLGLTVTGNLTTDEQLIRINSGLRVGSALRGEDVQQAIRQLWSLKRFSAVEVVLQRELTDGVYLEIQVDELPRLRGLEILGTDKLSKTRVKEALKDVVGVGQPVGELEIFRVRQALKTLYEKEGFRLAEVEATVRDLEEGQGDLYVVVKEGRRIRIDEVLIVGNQQVSDAKLIRKMKKTRPRMIFRSGKFDREAFEEDQGLLLDYLHNQGYRDARILGDSVWMDDQSEDLKVQIRLYEGALYSVGQISWTGNTVFSNEELARSLQLRPGDPYSRKKFEQSVQEGLHDQYYNRGYIQAQIRPVELPRGDAVIDIRFEITENNVFSVRRVEFVGNDKTKEKVMRREMHLQPGDTFDVAKLRRSLRELTILNYFETVNPQVDIAGADQVDLTVEVKEKNTDQIMMSAGYSERDKLVGSIGFSLNNLMGNGQTLSFDWQFAKNYRSLNLEFNEPWLFDRPILAGFRVFDIQRTQTYNWDFDQQSRGGSLTLGKRLNWPDNYFRVSSTYRLEETTYTNFVDESREELNKRGIYEDQPELSSTVSLALVRDSRDHPEFPQNGSTIRLDSEFGGGYLGGDRDYQRYTLEARTYSPFLGRFIHYNSLEAGLVDGLGVADEVPWIKRFFMGGSGLSLGTPLRGYNDRSVGTGEDGGRTMFKAGTEIRFQLIPNPTVYGLVFGEAGNIWKNIKSASLSDLNSSAGLGLRLHMPMIGLIGLDYAYGFDRISSSTGLREGQWEFHFQFGREF